The genomic segment CCGGCCAGCAAGCTCGGGCTGACCAGTCCCTGGTCCGGGCTGGGCGCCCCTTGGCAGGCGCTGGTGCTGCCACCGGACGTCAGCGGCGCCGAGCCGGTCCCGCCCGGCGAAGTCCGCTACCCACCACCCTGGTCCCAGGTCTGACCGACGGCACGCGGGCCGGCGGCTGCTGTGTAGGGCCGGCGGTCCGGCTGCGCGCGTCCCAGGCCAGGCCGCCGCCACGCCACCTCAGGCCGCCCGGGTACGCGGACAGCGGCCGACGGTCAGCCCCGGCTGGGTACGCAGGTGGCCGGCGAAGGTCACGCCGGCTGGGTACGCAGGTGGCCGGCGAAGGTCACGCCGGCTGGGTATGCAGGTGGCCGGCGAAGGTCACGCCGGCTGGGTACGCAGATAGCGGCCGAAGTGCGGGACGGTGAAGGCGACCGTGCCGCGTTCGCCGGAGTAGATCAGCCCCTTCTTGATCAGCGCATCCCGGGCCGGCGAGAGGCTGGCCGGCTTACGCCCCAGCGACCGGGCGATCTCGGCGGTCGGCACGGCGGCGTCCAGGTCGTCCGGAACCGCCCCGGCCGTCGCATCGCTGTCCGGTCCGGACGCGTCCGGCCCGTCGGCGCCGGCCGGGCCGCCGACCCGGGACAGCGCGGCCATCGCCCGCATGTACTCCCGTTCCGCCGGGGTGGCCCGCTCGAACCGGGACCCGAAGAAGCCGACCGCCAGTTCCGCCTCGGCCTCCGGGGCGGCCACCCGTACGTCGGCCGCGGTCACCGGGGATCGCGGCGCGTGGTCCCAGGTCGCCTTCCCGTACGCCTGCACGAAGTACGGGTATCCGCCGGACTTCTCGTAGAGCAGGTCGAGCGCCTTCTGTTCGTACTCGACCTGCTCCCGCTCGGCGGGCGCGCAGAGGGCCTGGTCGGCGGCGATCCGGTCGAGCCGATCGATGCGCTGGTAGCGGAAGAGTCGCTCCGAGTAGGACTTCGCCGCCGACAGCACCGCCGGCAGGTGCGGCAGCCCGGCCCCGACGACGATCAGCGGTGCGCCGAGCTGGGACAGCTCGTGGCAGGCGGCGCAGAGCGCGGAGACGTCGGCCGCCTCGACGTCCTGCAGTTCGTCGATGAAGATCGCGATTCCGGTGCCGACGTCGGTGGCGACGCTTGCCGCGTCGGTGAGCAGCTCGACCAGGTCGATCTCGATGTCGCCGGAGTCGGCCCGGCCGGTCGCGGCGGGTACGTCGATGCCGGGCTGCCACCGGTCGCGCAGCCGGGGCGCCGACCCGGCCCGGCCGGCTCCGCTCCGGCCGGTGGCCGGCGGGTTGGCCCGCAGCGCGAACGCCTTGAGTACGCCGAGGAAGGCGTCGATCCGATCCGGGGCGCGGTGGTGCGGCGCCAGTTCCCGGACCGCCATGTGCAGCGCCGCGGCGATCGGTCGGCGCAGCGACTGGTCGGGTCGTGCCTCGATCTTCCCGGTGCCCCAGAGCCGGCCGATGGCCTGGGAGCGGAGCGTGTTGAGCAGCACGGTCTTGCCGACGCCGCGCAGGCCGGTCAGCATCAGGCTGCGTTCCGGCCGGCCGCGGGCTACCCGTTCCAGCACGATGTCGAAGACCTCGAGCTCGCGGCCGCGACCGGCGAGCTCGGGTGGGCGCTGGCCGGCGCCAGGCGCGTACGGGTTGCGGACCGGATCCACGCATCGGAGATTATCCGGTCGTCTAGCCGTCGGGCTAGATGCCGATAGATCGGGGTAGGCGTGTCGGGCGTCGAGACAAAACTAGGACTGTCTAGCTTGGTCGCTAGACAGTCCTAGTTTCCGATCGACTCGCCCTACTACCGCTCGACCCGCCCTACCGCCGCTTCAGGCAGAGCACGTAGTCGGCGAAGTCCAGGTTGTTGTCGTGCACGTAGTTGGCGTCGTGCTCGGGCGCCCGGCTCTCGCACTGCTTCTCGTCGGTGGTGAACGGAATCCGCGCCAGCACCTCGTAGGTGTCCGGCCCGCACGGCACCTTGCGCAGCTCGGGATCGCTGTCGGTGCCGTCGTTGACCAGGCAGTCACCGGTGACGAAGACCTGCCCGTCCAGGTCCGGGCCGCCGGAGGTCCGGCTGGGCAGCGGGTTCGCCGTGGCGCTCGGTCGCGGGGTGGGTGCCCCGATCGGCCCCGGTTCGGGGTCGCCGGAGTCGTAGTTCGCCAGCCCCCAGATCGCCAGCCCGACGCACGAGCAGAGCAGCAGGAGGACCACCGCCCCGATGATCAGCGCGATCTTCAACCCGCTCCGCCGCTTCGGCGGCGCCGGCGGCATCCCCGGCCCGTACCCGCCCGGTCCGGGAGCGCCCGGCCCGTACCCACCGGGCGGCTGCTGCCCGTACGGGCCGGGCGGCGGGGCGCCGTAGCCCCCCGGTTGCGGCCCGTACGCCGGCGGTTGGGGTGCCCCGGGCGGGGGCGGATAACCGCCGTCCGCCGCCCCGAACTCCCGGGTGGCCGGGTACTCGCCCGGCGGCGGGTAGCCCTCGGACGGCGGCGGCGGGTAGCCGCCGGGCGGCGGGTAGCCCTCGGACGGGGGTGGCGGTGGGTAACCGCCGGCGGGCGGCGGCGGTGGGTAACCGCCCGGCGGTGGGTAGCCGGGCGGGGTCGACCGCGGCTCGCTCGTAGGGTCCTCGGGTTGGCCCTGGCCGGGCGGTCCGTAGGTCGACATCATTCTCCAGGGGTGGATGCGCCGATCAGCGCAGCTTGAGGCAGAGCACGTAGTCCAACGCGTCGAACGGGCTGTCGAAGAAGTACCAGGTGGTGTAACCGGCCACCGAGGCGCACTTCGACTTGGCGTCCTCCTCGCCCGTGGTGGCCCCGTCGAAGCGTTGCAGCACTTCCAGGGCACCGGGCTCACAGGCGGTGATCGCCAGTTGCGGCTTCTCGACCGTACCCTCATTCACCACGCACTGCCCCACCGCGACGAACCGGGCGTCCGACGACGGCTGGGGCGCGGTCGTCGGCTGGCCCGGCGCGGTGTCCTGGGTGGGGCCGGCGGTGCTGCCGAGCGGGACTGCCGGCGTACCGCCGGGTTGGTCGGTGGGCGCGGAGCCGGCGGTCGGCCCGGAGCCGGGGTCCTCGCGGCCGACCAGGTAGATGGCGAGCCCGCCGCTGCCGAGCACCAGCAGAGCCAGGATGGTCAGGATGACGATCGGCCCGGTCCGGCTCGGCTTCAGCGGCTGGCTGTCGGTGAAGGCACGGTCCGGATCGAGGCCGGGCCGGCCCGGCTCACCGATGGCGAGCAGACCGTGCCGCTCGGTGGCGTCGCCGTCCGGGCGTCCGACCGGCGAACCGGTGCCGTCCGGCGGGGTCGAGGCGGGCTGCCCACCCCACCGGTCCTGCCCGCTCCACTGGTCCTGCCCGGCCGGCCACTGCTCCTCCCCGGCCGACCAGTGGCCCTGCTGCCCGCCGGGCCACTGGTCCTGCCCGGTGGGCCACGACTCCTGGCTGGCCGGCGGCTGGTCCGGGCCGCCATGCCACGCCTCCCGGTCGGTGTTCCAGTCCTGGTGGCCGGAGCCCTGGCCGGAGTGCCAGCGGTCCGGATCGGGGTGCCGGTCACGTCCCGGCTCGGCCTCCGCCCACGGGTCGGACGGCACCTCGAACGGGTCCTGGTCGGGCCCTGCGGACCATGGTTCCTGGCGGTCACCGTGCGGCGAGCCCCCGGGCGGGCCATAGTTCGACATCTGCGGTCCTCCTGGCGGAAGCTACGGGCCCGATGGGCGTGGCCCGGGTACGACTTCCGTCACGGTAGCCTGACCGCTCGAATCGACCCCTCCCGGAACTGCGCCAAACCTCCGGGTCGGCGTCCGCGCCGCAGCCGAGCCGGCCGGTGGCGGCTAGATCAACCGGAGTTGGCGGTCCTTGGGCCGGCGCGGCTCGGTGTCACCGAGCCGGTCGAAGAGCCGGCCGTCGATGACGTCGAGGAACGGCGTCGGCCGGCAGTCGCGTTCGGTGCCGTGCCGCAGCCGGCGCCGGGTGTGGCTGACGTAGAGCCGGTCCTGGGCCCGGGTCATCCCGACGAAGAAGAGCCGCCGCTCCTCGGCCACCGCCTCGTCGGTCGGCCCGGCCCCGCCGAACCGCAGCGGCAGCAGGCCGTCCTCGCAGCCGACCAGGAACACCACCGGGAACTCCAGGCCCTTGGCGGCGTGCAGGGTGAGCAGGGTGACCGCCTCGGCGCGCGGATCGAGCGCGTCCACCTCGGCGCCGGTGGCGAGCTGCGAGAGGAACTGCGGCAGGTCGTCGCCGCAGCGCTGGGCCAGCGGGGTGAGCACCTCGACGGCACTCCAGATCTCCTCCGGTCCGATCCCGGCCGGGGCGTCCAGGGTGGGGGCGGCGAAGCGTTCGGCGAGCACCTGGCCGGCCAGCCGGACCCGGGCCGCGAGGGACCCGCCGAGCCCGTCGGCGTGCCGCAGTTCCCGGGCGATCAGGCCGACCCCGGCCCGGTCCCGGAGCCGGTCGTGGGACCGCTTCTGCACCGGCACGCCGGCCCGCGACAGCGCGTCGACGAGCGGCGCGGCCTGGGCGTCGGTGCGGTAGAGCACGGCGATGTCGGAGAAGGAGACCGTCGAGGTCCGCCCGTCGATGCGGCCGGAGTCCAGCGACCGGTGGGACAGGCCGCCGACCAGGTCGTCGATGGTACGGACGACGAAGTCCGCCTCGTCGGCGACGGAGGCGGCCGGGTACTGGCCGACCAGCGGTGCCTCCGGGTCCAGCCGGGCCGGGTCCAGCCGCCGCCCACCGACCAGCGAGGTGGGTGCGATGGCCTGCACCGCCGCCGCGAGGATGGGCGCGGACGACCGGTAGTTGCGGGTCAGCCGGACCAGCCGGGCGTCGGTGAAGTCCTGCGAGAACCGCAGGAAGTACCCGACGTCGGCGCCCCGGAACGAGTAGATCGCCTGGTCCGGGTCGCCGATCGCGCAGAGGTTGCCGTCCGGCGGGCTGAGCAGCCGCAGCAGCTCGTACTGGCTGGCGTCCACGTCCTGGTACTCGTCGACGAAGATCCACCCCCAGCGCCGCCGGTACCGGTCGACAAGCGCCGGGTCGTCGCGCAGCAGCGCCACCGGCAACGTGACCAGTTCGTCGAGGTCGACCAGGTCCTGGGCGCGCAGCAGCTTCGCGTACGCCGAGTCGTCGTCGCCGGCGTCGGCCCGGGCGGCAGCCCGTTCGGCGTCGTCGGCGATCCGGAAGTCGTCCGGCAGCCCGGCGGCCCGGGCGTTCTCGCGCAGGATGGTCAGCCCCAGCGAGTGGAAGGTGGCCACCGTGACGTCCTCGGCGACCGGGCCGAGCAGACCGTCCAGCCGGACCCGCAGCTCCTCGGCGGCCCGCCGGGTGAAGGTGATCGCCAGGCAGTTCTCCGGGAAGACGTTCAGCTCGGCGCAGAGGTAGGCGATCCGGTGGGTGAGGGTGCGGGTCTTGCCGGTGCCCGGGCCGGCGACGATGAGCAGCGGCCCGCCCGGCGCGGAGGCGGCGACCCGCTGCATCGCGTCGAGCCGGTCGAGCAGGCCGGTGCCGACCTCCTCCATGCCGGCGAGCATCGGCTCGAACGGCTCGTGCGGGGACGGCGGCGGCGGGATCGGCGGCGCGGCGACCGGCGGGGCCGGGCGGGCCGGCCGCCGCCGGGGCTCGGCCGCCGGGCCGGCGGCCGACTTCCCGGCGGACCTCCCGGCCGCCGTCCCGGTCGCGGCACGCGACCGACCGGCCGGCTCCACGGGTGGCCGCTGCCGGGGCACGGGTACGTCGAAGAGCGCGTCGGGTTGCCCGTTGGTGGCGCCCTTGCGCAGCTCACCGGGCTCGAACACCTTGATCACGCCGTACTCGCCGTCGTAGCCGGGCACCCGGTGGACCTGCCCCCGGCGCAGCCGGCCGATTCCCTCGGCGAGCAGCTCGCCGCCCACTCGGCCGAGCTCGTCGAGCGGGCTGGTGGTGAGGATCTCCAGCTCGGGGCCGAGCGCGGCGACCAGCTTGTTGAACTGGCCCTCGACGGTCTTGGAGCGGGCGCCGACCCCGTTGATCTCGCCGAGGATCTCGGCGAGCGGCACCAGGTGGGTGACCCGGGGCGCGTTGGCGGGTTGGTGGCCGGTGGGCCGGTCGGCGAGGTCCTCGACCCGGCTGAGCACCCCTACGGTGAGCGGTTTGCCGCACTCCGGGCAGCGCCCGCCGGCCTGGCGGGTGCGTTCCGGCTCCCAGTTGACGCCGCAGAGTCGGTGGCCGTCGGCGTGGTACTTCCCCTCCTCCGGGAAGAACTCGATCGTGCCGGCCAACCCGTCGCCGGTGCGCAGCGCCTCCCGTACGGCGTAGTAGTCGAGCGCGGTCGCGAAGACGGTCGCCTCCCGGGCCAGCGCCGGCGGCGAGTGGGCGTCCGAGTTGGAGACCAGCCGGTACCGGTCGAGGCTGGACACCCGCCAGTTCATCTCGGGGTCGGAGGAGAGCCCGGTCTCCACCGCGAAGATGTGTTCGGCCAGGTCGGCGTAGCAGTCGGCGATGGCGTCGAAGCCGGATTTCGAGCCGAGCGCGGAGAACCACGGGGTCCAGATGTGCGCCGGCACCAGGTAGCCGTCCGGGCTGGCCGTCAGCGTGATCTCCAGCAGGTCGCGGGAGTCCAGGCCGAGGATGGGCCGGCCGTCGGAGCCGAGGTTGCCGATCCGGCCGAGGGCGGTGTTGAACCGGGCCACCGCGTCCAGGTCGGGCAGGTAGATCAGGTGGTGCACCTTGCGGGTCCGGTCGTCCCGCTTGTAGATGGTGGAGATCTCGACGCTGAGCTGGTAGCGCACCGGGTTGGCCTCGGCCGCGTCGGCCAGCCGGGGTGGCAGGTCGCGGGCGATCTGCCGTTCGGCTTCGGGGCTGAGCCGGTAGAGGCCGGGCTCGGCCGGGTGCAGCGTCTCGCGCAGGTGGGCGTACCAGGCCGGGTGGGTGAAGTCGCCGGTGCCGAGCAGGCCGATGCCCTTGCGCCGGGCCCACCAGGCCAGGTTGGGCAGGTTCAGGTCGCGGCTGCAGGCGCGGGAGTACTTCGAGTGGATGTGCAGGTCGGCGACGAACGGGTGGGTGTCCACGGGGGAGCCGCCGGGGGCTGCGGCGCTGAACGGAACCACGCCGCATCCTGTCACGGGTTGCCCGCCGGCCGGTCCACGCCACGCGCGGGTGTGATGTATGGCCTGCCCCACCTGCGTCGACCGGCACCTGCGTCGACCGGCACCTGCGTCGACCGGCACCTGCGTCGACCGGCACCTGCGTCGACCGGCACCTGCGTCGACCGGCACCGCAGACCGGTGGTGGGCACACGTGGGTCGGCAGCAGGCCGGTCGTTGGGCCGGCAGCAGGCCGGCGGGGTCAGCACGAAGCCGGCGGCGGTCAGCTGGTGCTGCGTAGCTCGACGACGCTCACCTGGGGTGGGGCGCCGACTCGGACCGGTGGCCCCCAGAATCCGGCGCCGTTGGTGACGTACACCTGGGTGCCGTCGACGGTGCCGAGCCCGGAGACGACCGGTTGTTCCAGCGCGACGAGGTAGTTGAACGGGACGATCTGGCCGCCGTGGGTGTGCCCGGACAGTTGCAGGTCGACGCCGTACCGGGCGGCCTCGCGGGCCTGGACCGGCTGGTGGGCCAGGAGCACCACGGGCAGGTTCGGGTCGCGGTCGCCGAGGGCCGCCTCGAAGTCCGGCCCGGCGGCCACCCCGACGCCGCCGTCGCCGGCCGGGTCGTTCACCCCGGCCACGTCGAGCACGCCGCCGGCGGTGACGATCTGCTGCCGGGTGTTCTGGAGTACCCGCAGCCCGAGCCGGTCCAGCTCGACCACCCACTCCTCGACGCCGGAGTAGTACTCGTGGTTGCCGGTGACGAAGAAGCTGCCGTAGCGGGAGCGCAGGTCGCGCAGCGGGGCGGCGGCCTCACCGAGCTCGCCGACGGTGCCGTCGACCAGGTCGCCGACGATGGCCACCAGGTCGGCGTCGACCCGGTTGATGGTGGCGACGATCCGTTCGGTGTGCGCCCGCCCGGCCAGCGGCCCGATGTGGATGTCCGAGACGGTGGCGATCCGCAGCCCGTCCAGGCTGCGGGGGAGTTTGGCCAGCGGAATCTGGACCCGGTCGAGCTGCGGCGGGCCAATGGCCGTGCGCACCCCGTAGCCGGTGATGCCGACGGCGGTGAGGCCGGCGAAGATGGCCGCACCCCGGGCGAGCAGCAACCGCCGGCCGGGGTCGTATCCGGGGTCGGGTCCGGCGCCCGAAGCTGGCTCGGTGCCCGGTCCGGGTGACGCGTCGGTGGAGGCCGGGGGCTCCTCGTCGGTGGCGACACCGCCGCCGCCAGGTCCTACTCCGCTGGCCGGTCCGCCGCTGCTGGCAGCTCCGGTGGCGTTGGCTGGTTCCGAGCCGCCGGTTGGTCCGGAGGCGCCGGTTGGTCCGGAGGTGGTCGTCGTCGGCGCGGTAGCCAGTGCCGGTGCCGCCCGGCGGCGCAGCGCGAGCCGGGTCACCAGCATCGGCAGCTCCAGCACGAGGAGCACGATGAGCAGGTAGAACATCACGGCGAGCCAGAGGTACCCGGGCCAGGCCAGCCAGTAGAGACCGGCCCTGGTGCCGACCATGGTGGCCGGCACCAGGATGGCGAGGACCAGCATGGTCAGGCCGCCGACGCGGCGCCAGCGGGCCGACCGGCCGGTGTCCCGGACCAGCCGCTTCCACAGGTAGAGATGGATCAGGCCGGTGACGATCGCCAACGTCGCGACGAAACCCAGCAGCGCGAACACCCAGCCTCC from the Solwaraspora sp. WMMD1047 genome contains:
- a CDS encoding ATP-binding protein — translated: MDPVRNPYAPGAGQRPPELAGRGRELEVFDIVLERVARGRPERSLMLTGLRGVGKTVLLNTLRSQAIGRLWGTGKIEARPDQSLRRPIAAALHMAVRELAPHHRAPDRIDAFLGVLKAFALRANPPATGRSGAGRAGSAPRLRDRWQPGIDVPAATGRADSGDIEIDLVELLTDAASVATDVGTGIAIFIDELQDVEAADVSALCAACHELSQLGAPLIVVGAGLPHLPAVLSAAKSYSERLFRYQRIDRLDRIAADQALCAPAEREQVEYEQKALDLLYEKSGGYPYFVQAYGKATWDHAPRSPVTAADVRVAAPEAEAELAVGFFGSRFERATPAEREYMRAMAALSRVGGPAGADGPDASGPDSDATAGAVPDDLDAAVPTAEIARSLGRKPASLSPARDALIKKGLIYSGERGTVAFTVPHFGRYLRTQPA
- a CDS encoding UvrD-helicase domain-containing protein; amino-acid sequence: MVPFSAAAPGGSPVDTHPFVADLHIHSKYSRACSRDLNLPNLAWWARRKGIGLLGTGDFTHPAWYAHLRETLHPAEPGLYRLSPEAERQIARDLPPRLADAAEANPVRYQLSVEISTIYKRDDRTRKVHHLIYLPDLDAVARFNTALGRIGNLGSDGRPILGLDSRDLLEITLTASPDGYLVPAHIWTPWFSALGSKSGFDAIADCYADLAEHIFAVETGLSSDPEMNWRVSSLDRYRLVSNSDAHSPPALAREATVFATALDYYAVREALRTGDGLAGTIEFFPEEGKYHADGHRLCGVNWEPERTRQAGGRCPECGKPLTVGVLSRVEDLADRPTGHQPANAPRVTHLVPLAEILGEINGVGARSKTVEGQFNKLVAALGPELEILTTSPLDELGRVGGELLAEGIGRLRRGQVHRVPGYDGEYGVIKVFEPGELRKGATNGQPDALFDVPVPRQRPPVEPAGRSRAATGTAAGRSAGKSAAGPAAEPRRRPARPAPPVAAPPIPPPPSPHEPFEPMLAGMEEVGTGLLDRLDAMQRVAASAPGGPLLIVAGPGTGKTRTLTHRIAYLCAELNVFPENCLAITFTRRAAEELRVRLDGLLGPVAEDVTVATFHSLGLTILRENARAAGLPDDFRIADDAERAAARADAGDDDSAYAKLLRAQDLVDLDELVTLPVALLRDDPALVDRYRRRWGWIFVDEYQDVDASQYELLRLLSPPDGNLCAIGDPDQAIYSFRGADVGYFLRFSQDFTDARLVRLTRNYRSSAPILAAAVQAIAPTSLVGGRRLDPARLDPEAPLVGQYPAASVADEADFVVRTIDDLVGGLSHRSLDSGRIDGRTSTVSFSDIAVLYRTDAQAAPLVDALSRAGVPVQKRSHDRLRDRAGVGLIARELRHADGLGGSLAARVRLAGQVLAERFAAPTLDAPAGIGPEEIWSAVEVLTPLAQRCGDDLPQFLSQLATGAEVDALDPRAEAVTLLTLHAAKGLEFPVVFLVGCEDGLLPLRFGGAGPTDEAVAEERRLFFVGMTRAQDRLYVSHTRRRLRHGTERDCRPTPFLDVIDGRLFDRLGDTEPRRPKDRQLRLI
- a CDS encoding metallophosphoesterase, coding for MFALLGFVATLAIVTGLIHLYLWKRLVRDTGRSARWRRVGGLTMLVLAILVPATMVGTRAGLYWLAWPGYLWLAVMFYLLIVLLVLELPMLVTRLALRRRAAPALATAPTTTTSGPTGASGPTGGSEPANATGAASSGGPASGVGPGGGGVATDEEPPASTDASPGPGTEPASGAGPDPGYDPGRRLLLARGAAIFAGLTAVGITGYGVRTAIGPPQLDRVQIPLAKLPRSLDGLRIATVSDIHIGPLAGRAHTERIVATINRVDADLVAIVGDLVDGTVGELGEAAAPLRDLRSRYGSFFVTGNHEYYSGVEEWVVELDRLGLRVLQNTRQQIVTAGGVLDVAGVNDPAGDGGVGVAAGPDFEAALGDRDPNLPVVLLAHQPVQAREAARYGVDLQLSGHTHGGQIVPFNYLVALEQPVVSGLGTVDGTQVYVTNGAGFWGPPVRVGAPPQVSVVELRSTS